In a single window of the Melanotaenia boesemani isolate fMelBoe1 chromosome 22, fMelBoe1.pri, whole genome shotgun sequence genome:
- the LOC121633467 gene encoding cytochrome P450 2K1-like isoform X1: MALLEFLLQSLNLGSLLGALAVLLAIYLISSSIFSSQKEPPGPRPLPLLGNLLQIDLKKPYKTLLELSKKYGSVFTVYFGPKKVVVLAGFKTVKEALVNHDEEFGGRYMLPILREFNKGHGVLWSNGDSWREMRRFALTNLRDFGMGKKACEDKIIDECQHLIDVFKQFKGEGFDSMQPLNYAVSNIICSMVYGSRFEYNDPEFTSMVDRTNYSIQLTGAPSIQIYNLFPWLGKWLAKQKEFLALAAANRKQNFTFFQHLKETLNPQMCRGFVDAFLVRKQKLEESGITNSHFHDANLLMTVTNLFNAGTETTSTTLRWGLLLMAKYPKIQDQVQEEIRRVIGDRQVQVADRKSLPFTNAVIHETQRLANIVPMSLPHKTTKDIWFHGYFIKKGTTVYPLLTSVLYDPREWEKPHTFYPAHFLNKDGDFVMRDAFIPFSAGRRICLGESLAKMELFIFFTTLLQHFRFTPPPGVSEDELDLTPRGGITLSPLPHKLCAVSCM, from the exons ATGGCACTTTTAGAATTTTTACTCCAGTCCTTGAATTTGGGCTCCCTGCTGGGGGCTCTGGCAGTCCTTCTGGCCATCTATTTGatctcttcctccatcttcagCTCCCAAAAGGAGCCTCCAGGACCCAGACCACTTCCCCTGCTTGGGAACCTGCTGCAGATTGACCTGAAGAAACCCTACAAAACGTTACTGGAG CTTTCCAAGAAATACGGCTCGGTCTTCACCGTTTACTTCGGACCTAAAAAGGTGGTGGTCCTGGCAGGATTCAAGACGGTGAAGGAGGCGCTTGTCAACCATGACGAGGAGTTCGGAGGCAGATACATGCTTCCAATTCTGCGTGAATTTAACAAAGGGCatg GGGTTTTGTGGTCCAACGGCGACTCGTGGAGAGAAATGCGACGCTTTGCTTTGACTAACCTGAGAGACTTTGGGATGGGCAAGAAGGCTTGTGAGGACAAAATCATTGATGAATGTCAGCATCTgattgatgtttttaaacaatTCAAAG GAGAAGGTTTCGATTCAATGCAGCCTCTGAACTATGCCGTCTCTAACATTATCTGCTCCATGGTATATGGCAGCAGATTTGAATATAATGATCCTGAGTTCACATCGATGGTGGATCGAACTAATTATAGCATCCAGCTCACTGGTGCTCCCTCCATTCAG ATTTACAACCTGTTCCCGTGGCTCGGCAAGTGGCTTGCAAAACAAAAGGAGTTCCTCGCCCTGGCTGCTGCCAACAGGAAGCAGAACTTTACCTTCTTCCAACACCTGAAAGAAACTCTCAACCCACAGATGTGCAGAGGTTTTGTGGACGCCTTTCTTGTGCGCAAGCAAAAACTGGAG gagtcTGGGATTACTAACAGTCATTTCCATGATGCAAACCTTTTAATGACAGTCACAAACCTGTTCAATGCTGGCACTGAGACCACATCAACCACTCTGAGATGGGGTCTGCTGCTGATGGCCAAGTACCCAAAGATACAAG ACCAGGTCCAGGAGGAGATCAGAAGGGTCATAGGAGATCGTCAGGTGCAGGTTGCAGACAGGAAGAGCCTTCCCTTCACCAACGCTGTCATCCATGAGACCCAGAGACTGGCCAACATCGTCCCCATGTCACTCCCTCACAAAACCACCAAAGACATCTGGTTTCATGGTTACTTCATTAAGAAG GGAACAACGGTGTAtcctctcctcacatctgtCCTGTATGATCCCAGAGAGTGGGAGAAACCACACACCTTTTATCCTGCTCACTTCCTGAACAAAGATGGAGACTTCGTCATGCGAGATGCCTTCATACCATTTTCTGCAG GTCGCCGGATTTGTCTAGGAGAAAGTCTGGCAAAGATGGagctcttcatcttcttcaccACACTCCTCCAGCACTTCCGGTTCACTCCTCCTCCTGGAGTTTCAGAGGATGAATTAGATCTGACTCCACGTGGGGGCATCACTCTCAGCCCTTTACCCCATAAACTATGTGCTGTGTCCTGCATGTGA
- the LOC121633467 gene encoding cytochrome P450 2K1-like isoform X3, with the protein MTASQKEPPGPRPLPLLGNLLQIDLKKPYKTLLELSKKYGSVFTVYFGPKKVVVLAGFKTVKEALVNHDEEFGGRYMLPILREFNKGHGVLWSNGDSWREMRRFALTNLRDFGMGKKACEDKIIDECQHLIDVFKQFKGEGFDSMQPLNYAVSNIICSMVYGSRFEYNDPEFTSMVDRTNYSIQLTGAPSIQIYNLFPWLGKWLAKQKEFLALAAANRKQNFTFFQHLKETLNPQMCRGFVDAFLVRKQKLEESGITNSHFHDANLLMTVTNLFNAGTETTSTTLRWGLLLMAKYPKIQDQVQEEIRRVIGDRQVQVADRKSLPFTNAVIHETQRLANIVPMSLPHKTTKDIWFHGYFIKKGTTVYPLLTSVLYDPREWEKPHTFYPAHFLNKDGDFVMRDAFIPFSAGRRICLGESLAKMELFIFFTTLLQHFRFTPPPGVSEDELDLTPRGGITLSPLPHKLCAVSCM; encoded by the exons ATGACTGC CTCCCAAAAGGAGCCTCCAGGACCCAGACCACTTCCCCTGCTTGGGAACCTGCTGCAGATTGACCTGAAGAAACCCTACAAAACGTTACTGGAG CTTTCCAAGAAATACGGCTCGGTCTTCACCGTTTACTTCGGACCTAAAAAGGTGGTGGTCCTGGCAGGATTCAAGACGGTGAAGGAGGCGCTTGTCAACCATGACGAGGAGTTCGGAGGCAGATACATGCTTCCAATTCTGCGTGAATTTAACAAAGGGCatg GGGTTTTGTGGTCCAACGGCGACTCGTGGAGAGAAATGCGACGCTTTGCTTTGACTAACCTGAGAGACTTTGGGATGGGCAAGAAGGCTTGTGAGGACAAAATCATTGATGAATGTCAGCATCTgattgatgtttttaaacaatTCAAAG GAGAAGGTTTCGATTCAATGCAGCCTCTGAACTATGCCGTCTCTAACATTATCTGCTCCATGGTATATGGCAGCAGATTTGAATATAATGATCCTGAGTTCACATCGATGGTGGATCGAACTAATTATAGCATCCAGCTCACTGGTGCTCCCTCCATTCAG ATTTACAACCTGTTCCCGTGGCTCGGCAAGTGGCTTGCAAAACAAAAGGAGTTCCTCGCCCTGGCTGCTGCCAACAGGAAGCAGAACTTTACCTTCTTCCAACACCTGAAAGAAACTCTCAACCCACAGATGTGCAGAGGTTTTGTGGACGCCTTTCTTGTGCGCAAGCAAAAACTGGAG gagtcTGGGATTACTAACAGTCATTTCCATGATGCAAACCTTTTAATGACAGTCACAAACCTGTTCAATGCTGGCACTGAGACCACATCAACCACTCTGAGATGGGGTCTGCTGCTGATGGCCAAGTACCCAAAGATACAAG ACCAGGTCCAGGAGGAGATCAGAAGGGTCATAGGAGATCGTCAGGTGCAGGTTGCAGACAGGAAGAGCCTTCCCTTCACCAACGCTGTCATCCATGAGACCCAGAGACTGGCCAACATCGTCCCCATGTCACTCCCTCACAAAACCACCAAAGACATCTGGTTTCATGGTTACTTCATTAAGAAG GGAACAACGGTGTAtcctctcctcacatctgtCCTGTATGATCCCAGAGAGTGGGAGAAACCACACACCTTTTATCCTGCTCACTTCCTGAACAAAGATGGAGACTTCGTCATGCGAGATGCCTTCATACCATTTTCTGCAG GTCGCCGGATTTGTCTAGGAGAAAGTCTGGCAAAGATGGagctcttcatcttcttcaccACACTCCTCCAGCACTTCCGGTTCACTCCTCCTCCTGGAGTTTCAGAGGATGAATTAGATCTGACTCCACGTGGGGGCATCACTCTCAGCCCTTTACCCCATAAACTATGTGCTGTGTCCTGCATGTGA
- the LOC121633476 gene encoding uncharacterized protein LOC121633476: MAFKFAIYYLFDKTLKVESTSLIHESYQFTQVSSQPDLEDDANWIEIKWPTRKEPKRTVAAKILLFGDSYKELVSKKNFFMLGKDIWAEQESRAVRMKKKQCEANVVKHKTVVQEKQTRIKDAARDQVLQNLKTSLSQKRALDTQDDPCSSQDEVPHVHGGKRAKINKPARRVLLPLASSPSSDDATYIGSLNQHDTDHASDEDLGFSSAQRMNLTDDNTDHGMAPGMNEIMSALHNLPEMVKLMRECVESVKALRSSFGGTPSSAMSSTSGDSEIEMHPLAGSTVTVPKRAFLRLNRSRMTIFAQELAVLVFTKEGLAQSTITGKSGRGLPPKTQLDVVKVQAITDAVLLEFPQTRISDVRAAIRRKCNNEGFSQKKGT, encoded by the exons ATGGCATTCAAATTTGCCATATACTACCTATTTGATAAGACACTTAAAGTGGAAAGCACGTCGCTCATCCATGAAAGCTACCAGTTCACCCAAGTGTCATCCCAGCCTGACCTTGAGGACGACGCGAACTGGATCGAAATAAAATGGCCCACGAGAAAAGAACCAAAGAGGACTGTGGCTGCTAAGATCCTGTTATTTGGAG ATTCTTACAAAGAACTGGTGTCAAAGAAGAATTTCTTCATGCTCGGTAAGGACATATGGGCCGAGCAGGAAAGCAGAGCTGTGCGCATGAAGAAGAAGCAGTGTGAGGCCAACGTTGTGAAACATAAAACGGTCGTGCAG gaaaaacaaaccagGATCAAAGATGCAGCCAGGGACCAGGTGTTACAAAACCTAAAGACTTCCCTGTCTCAGAAGAGGGCCTTAGACACACAAGATGACCCCTGCAGTTCTCAGGATGAGGTTCCACATGTTCATGGA gGAAAGCGAGCAAAGATAAACAAGCCAGCAAGACGTGTGCTTTTACCCCTGGCATCCAGTCCTAGTTCTGATGACGCCACATACATAGGGAGTCTAAACCAGCATGACACT gaTCATGCTTCAGATGAAGATTTGGGTTTCTCCTCAGCCCAGAGAATG AACCTGACAGATGATAATACTGATCATGGCATGGCACCTGGAATGAATGAAATCATGTCAGCCCTTCACA ACCTGCCAGAAATGGTTAAATTAATGAGGGAGTGTGTGGAATCTGTCAAGGCACTGAGGTCCTCGTTTGGGGGGACCCCTTCATCTGCAATGTCATCCACTAGCGGGGACAGTGAAATTGAAATG CACCCTTTGGCAGGCAGCACAGTTACTGTTCCAAAGAGGGCATTCCTGCGGCTGAATAGATCTCGTATGACCATTTTCGCCCAGGAGCTGGCTGTCCTGGTGTTCACAAAGGAGGGCCTTGCACAGTCCACTATAACTGGAAAGTCTGGAAGGGGGTTGCCACCAAAAACACAGCTGGATGTTGTCAAAGTGCAGGCTATTACAG ATGCAGTTCTTCTGGAGTTTCCACAAACACGCATCTCTGATGTACGCGCAGCCATCAGACGAAAGTGTAACAATGAGGGGTTCAGccaaaaaaaaggaacataa
- the LOC121633504 gene encoding uncharacterized protein LOC121633504 isoform X1 produces MLKKASFQSHPRARRKFKWIKMCPYLILVLLFAAQTEQSLTSVTMREGDAVALSCESQIDQVKCNRTTWLLTSRIGTNATDLVRFGQINKNQLSEAKSDRMSVAVNCSLMIQRVAAEDVGSYTCEQLSFSGQEQAQHTELSVVNITEHKHSDQVKLSCAVSTYKHCKHQVKWLLNNQAIEKENNDLKIINSNCSASVTFSTSHFINKSKDYNLLKCEVTESPTNVQHYTVRSPASGKKKQSSGDEVPAGKPSSGCWWRMVYVPVGVAALSIIVVSVSMWTRTKGNNIYTRNFEKNKNFLLFLFSCIIVAKL; encoded by the exons ATGCTGAAGAAAGCTTCATTTCAGTCACACCCCAGAGCAAGAAGAAAATTCaaatggattaaaatgtgtCCGTATCTGATCCTGGTGCTTCTGTTTGCAG cacaaacagaacaaagtCTCACTTCCGTCACTATGAGAGAGGGAGATGCAGTGGCTTTGTCCTGCGAGAGCCAGATAGATCAGGTTAAATGCAACCGTACCACCTGGCTTTTAACTAGTCGTATTGGGACAAATGCAACAGATCTGGTTAGGTTTGGgcagattaataaaaatcagCTTTCTGAAGCTAAATCAGACAGGATGAGTGTTGCAGTGAACTGTTCTCTGATGATTCAGAGAGTCGCAGCTGAGGATGTTGGCAGTTACACCTGCGAACAGTTGAGTTTCTCTGGACAAGAACAAGCTCAACACACAGAGCTGTCCGTTGTTAACA TTACTGAACATAAGCACTCTGATCAGGTGAAGTTAAGCTGTGCTGTTTCAACCTACAAACACTGCAAACACCAAGTGAAATGGCTTTTAAATAATCAAGCAattgagaaagaaaacaacGATCTGAAGATTATTAACTCAAATTGTTCAGCCAGCGTGACCTTTTCAACTTCTCATTTCATTAACAAATCAAAGGATTATAACTTACTGAAGTGTGAGGTGACAGAAAGCCCCACCAACGTGCAGCATTATACCGTCAGGTCTCCTGCTTCAGG aaaaaaaaaacagtcgtCTGGAGATGAAGTTCCAGCAGGAAAACCATCGTCTG GTTGTTGGTGGAGGATGGTCTATGTTCCTGTGGGTGTAGCAGCGCTCTCCATCATCGTTGTGTCCGTCAGCATGTGGACGAGAACAAAAGGTAACAACATTTACACAAGAAACtttgagaaaaacaagaattttctcctttttctcttttcatgtATTATTGTGGCAAAATTGTGA
- the LOC121633467 gene encoding cytochrome P450 2K1-like isoform X2, which yields MNCSQKEPPGPRPLPLLGNLLQIDLKKPYKTLLELSKKYGSVFTVYFGPKKVVVLAGFKTVKEALVNHDEEFGGRYMLPILREFNKGHGVLWSNGDSWREMRRFALTNLRDFGMGKKACEDKIIDECQHLIDVFKQFKGEGFDSMQPLNYAVSNIICSMVYGSRFEYNDPEFTSMVDRTNYSIQLTGAPSIQIYNLFPWLGKWLAKQKEFLALAAANRKQNFTFFQHLKETLNPQMCRGFVDAFLVRKQKLEESGITNSHFHDANLLMTVTNLFNAGTETTSTTLRWGLLLMAKYPKIQDQVQEEIRRVIGDRQVQVADRKSLPFTNAVIHETQRLANIVPMSLPHKTTKDIWFHGYFIKKGTTVYPLLTSVLYDPREWEKPHTFYPAHFLNKDGDFVMRDAFIPFSAGRRICLGESLAKMELFIFFTTLLQHFRFTPPPGVSEDELDLTPRGGITLSPLPHKLCAVSCM from the exons ATGAATTG CTCCCAAAAGGAGCCTCCAGGACCCAGACCACTTCCCCTGCTTGGGAACCTGCTGCAGATTGACCTGAAGAAACCCTACAAAACGTTACTGGAG CTTTCCAAGAAATACGGCTCGGTCTTCACCGTTTACTTCGGACCTAAAAAGGTGGTGGTCCTGGCAGGATTCAAGACGGTGAAGGAGGCGCTTGTCAACCATGACGAGGAGTTCGGAGGCAGATACATGCTTCCAATTCTGCGTGAATTTAACAAAGGGCatg GGGTTTTGTGGTCCAACGGCGACTCGTGGAGAGAAATGCGACGCTTTGCTTTGACTAACCTGAGAGACTTTGGGATGGGCAAGAAGGCTTGTGAGGACAAAATCATTGATGAATGTCAGCATCTgattgatgtttttaaacaatTCAAAG GAGAAGGTTTCGATTCAATGCAGCCTCTGAACTATGCCGTCTCTAACATTATCTGCTCCATGGTATATGGCAGCAGATTTGAATATAATGATCCTGAGTTCACATCGATGGTGGATCGAACTAATTATAGCATCCAGCTCACTGGTGCTCCCTCCATTCAG ATTTACAACCTGTTCCCGTGGCTCGGCAAGTGGCTTGCAAAACAAAAGGAGTTCCTCGCCCTGGCTGCTGCCAACAGGAAGCAGAACTTTACCTTCTTCCAACACCTGAAAGAAACTCTCAACCCACAGATGTGCAGAGGTTTTGTGGACGCCTTTCTTGTGCGCAAGCAAAAACTGGAG gagtcTGGGATTACTAACAGTCATTTCCATGATGCAAACCTTTTAATGACAGTCACAAACCTGTTCAATGCTGGCACTGAGACCACATCAACCACTCTGAGATGGGGTCTGCTGCTGATGGCCAAGTACCCAAAGATACAAG ACCAGGTCCAGGAGGAGATCAGAAGGGTCATAGGAGATCGTCAGGTGCAGGTTGCAGACAGGAAGAGCCTTCCCTTCACCAACGCTGTCATCCATGAGACCCAGAGACTGGCCAACATCGTCCCCATGTCACTCCCTCACAAAACCACCAAAGACATCTGGTTTCATGGTTACTTCATTAAGAAG GGAACAACGGTGTAtcctctcctcacatctgtCCTGTATGATCCCAGAGAGTGGGAGAAACCACACACCTTTTATCCTGCTCACTTCCTGAACAAAGATGGAGACTTCGTCATGCGAGATGCCTTCATACCATTTTCTGCAG GTCGCCGGATTTGTCTAGGAGAAAGTCTGGCAAAGATGGagctcttcatcttcttcaccACACTCCTCCAGCACTTCCGGTTCACTCCTCCTCCTGGAGTTTCAGAGGATGAATTAGATCTGACTCCACGTGGGGGCATCACTCTCAGCCCTTTACCCCATAAACTATGTGCTGTGTCCTGCATGTGA
- the LOC121633504 gene encoding uncharacterized protein LOC121633504 isoform X2, whose product MLKKASFQSHPRARRKFKWIKMCPYLILVLLFAAQTEQSLTSVTMREGDAVALSCESQIDQVKCNRTTWLLTSRIGTNATDLVRFGQINKNQLSEAKSDRMSVAVNCSLMIQRVAAEDVGSYTCEQLSFSGQEQAQHTELSVVNITEHKHSDQVKLSCAVSTYKHCKHQVKWLLNNQAIEKENNDLKIINSNCSASVTFSTSHFINKSKDYNLLKCEVTESPTNVQHYTVRSPASGKKKQSSGDEVPAGKPSSGCWWRMVYVPVGVAALSIIVVSVSMWTRTKENSLCSH is encoded by the exons ATGCTGAAGAAAGCTTCATTTCAGTCACACCCCAGAGCAAGAAGAAAATTCaaatggattaaaatgtgtCCGTATCTGATCCTGGTGCTTCTGTTTGCAG cacaaacagaacaaagtCTCACTTCCGTCACTATGAGAGAGGGAGATGCAGTGGCTTTGTCCTGCGAGAGCCAGATAGATCAGGTTAAATGCAACCGTACCACCTGGCTTTTAACTAGTCGTATTGGGACAAATGCAACAGATCTGGTTAGGTTTGGgcagattaataaaaatcagCTTTCTGAAGCTAAATCAGACAGGATGAGTGTTGCAGTGAACTGTTCTCTGATGATTCAGAGAGTCGCAGCTGAGGATGTTGGCAGTTACACCTGCGAACAGTTGAGTTTCTCTGGACAAGAACAAGCTCAACACACAGAGCTGTCCGTTGTTAACA TTACTGAACATAAGCACTCTGATCAGGTGAAGTTAAGCTGTGCTGTTTCAACCTACAAACACTGCAAACACCAAGTGAAATGGCTTTTAAATAATCAAGCAattgagaaagaaaacaacGATCTGAAGATTATTAACTCAAATTGTTCAGCCAGCGTGACCTTTTCAACTTCTCATTTCATTAACAAATCAAAGGATTATAACTTACTGAAGTGTGAGGTGACAGAAAGCCCCACCAACGTGCAGCATTATACCGTCAGGTCTCCTGCTTCAGG aaaaaaaaaacagtcgtCTGGAGATGAAGTTCCAGCAGGAAAACCATCGTCTG GTTGTTGGTGGAGGATGGTCTATGTTCCTGTGGGTGTAGCAGCGCTCTCCATCATCGTTGTGTCCGTCAGCATGTGGACGAGAACAAAAG AGAACTCACTGTGTTCACATTGA
- the LOC121633504 gene encoding uncharacterized protein LOC121633504 isoform X3: MLKKASFQSHPRARRKFKWIKMCPYLILVLLFAAQTEQSLTSVTMREGDAVALSCESQIDQVKCNRTTWLLTSRIGTNATDLVRFGQINKNQLSEAKSDRMSVAVNCSLMIQRVAAEDVGSYTCEQLSFSGQEQAQHTELSVVNITEHKHSDQVKLSCAVSTYKHCKHQVKWLLNNQAIEKENNDLKIINSNCSASVTFSTSHFINKSKDYNLLKCEVTESPTNVQHYTVRSPASGKKKQSSGDEVPAGKPSSGCWWRMVYVPVGVAALSIIVVSVSMWTRTKG; this comes from the exons ATGCTGAAGAAAGCTTCATTTCAGTCACACCCCAGAGCAAGAAGAAAATTCaaatggattaaaatgtgtCCGTATCTGATCCTGGTGCTTCTGTTTGCAG cacaaacagaacaaagtCTCACTTCCGTCACTATGAGAGAGGGAGATGCAGTGGCTTTGTCCTGCGAGAGCCAGATAGATCAGGTTAAATGCAACCGTACCACCTGGCTTTTAACTAGTCGTATTGGGACAAATGCAACAGATCTGGTTAGGTTTGGgcagattaataaaaatcagCTTTCTGAAGCTAAATCAGACAGGATGAGTGTTGCAGTGAACTGTTCTCTGATGATTCAGAGAGTCGCAGCTGAGGATGTTGGCAGTTACACCTGCGAACAGTTGAGTTTCTCTGGACAAGAACAAGCTCAACACACAGAGCTGTCCGTTGTTAACA TTACTGAACATAAGCACTCTGATCAGGTGAAGTTAAGCTGTGCTGTTTCAACCTACAAACACTGCAAACACCAAGTGAAATGGCTTTTAAATAATCAAGCAattgagaaagaaaacaacGATCTGAAGATTATTAACTCAAATTGTTCAGCCAGCGTGACCTTTTCAACTTCTCATTTCATTAACAAATCAAAGGATTATAACTTACTGAAGTGTGAGGTGACAGAAAGCCCCACCAACGTGCAGCATTATACCGTCAGGTCTCCTGCTTCAGG aaaaaaaaaacagtcgtCTGGAGATGAAGTTCCAGCAGGAAAACCATCGTCTG GTTGTTGGTGGAGGATGGTCTATGTTCCTGTGGGTGTAGCAGCGCTCTCCATCATCGTTGTGTCCGTCAGCATGTGGACGAGAACAAAAG gttag